The following coding sequences are from one Leishmania major strain Friedlin complete genome, chromosome 36 window:
- a CDS encoding nudix hydrolase-like protein, with amino-acid sequence MKHTYVRTGLEVVSGLKFTRLCSLLYTATDDGAQPGNKWEMVQRTTRSTALSAFERSPAPIPVDAVEICAVVRRSSKRFIVVVAQYRPPVDSVCLEFPAGLVDDNENAGQAAIREMHEETGFVVDETDIVSISPPLSTEPGLTDSCCVLVRLDVDGERAENQKPKQHLDDGEDIEVLLIPISQPKNALNALSDVVKRYAEKGQRAIVDAKLYTFMEALAWGV; translated from the coding sequence aTGAAGCATACCTACGTCAGAACAGGGCTCGAGGTCGTCAGTGGTCTTAAATTCACACGACTTTGTTCTCTCTTGTACACGGCCACTGACGATGGTGCGCAGCCAGGAAATAAATGGGAAATGGTGCAGAGGACCACCCGATCCACGGCTCTGAGCGCCTTTGAACGCTCCCCGGCACCAATCCCGGTCGACGCAGTCGAAATCTGTGCTGTGGTACGGAGAAGCAGCAAGAGATTCATTGTTGTCGTTGCACAGTACCGTCCACCAGTGGATTCAGTTTGCCTGGAGTTTCCAGCCGGTTTGGTAGATGATAACGAAAACGCTGGTCAAGCTGCCATTCGTGAGATGCACGAGGAAACCGGCTTTGTTGTGGATGAAACTGACATCGTGTCTATTTCACCGCCACTTTCCACGGAGCCCGGTCTCACTGACTCATGCTGCGTTTTGGTGCGTCTCGACGTTGACGGCGAGCGTGCAGAAAATCAGAAACCAAAACAGCACCTGGATGATGGGGAAGACATTGAGGTTCTCTTGATTCCTATTTCTCAGCCCAAGAACGCGTTGAATGCACTTTCGGATGTGGTCAAACGATACGCGGAAAAGGGCCAGCGCGCAATCGTAGACGCAAAACTATACACATTCATGGAAGCTCTGGCGTGGGGCGTATAA